The nucleotide window CGAGCCGGTCGGTGACGAGACGAGAACGTTGCGGCGCTGATGAATGACCGGTATCGCCTTTGCCTGCGGTATCGTGAGATCATCGAACTTCTCGTTGAACCACGTTGAGATCAAAGGCTCCATCATACCCATGACTTCACCTTTGGTATAGGCCCTGTCTATTCTCTCGATCATCCGACCACAATCGCATAGCCTATGATTGGATGCAATATAAACATTATTGATTGCTCACAATTAACCGTAAATCCTCCGAAAACGTATTAGATTTCCATACCATGCAAGGTGGCATGAGACACTTGGCGTTTCCCGCTGCGACCGTTGCGATCGTGGTTTTGGCGGCGCTCTTGCCGTTCGCATCTTTTGCCGAAGGCGGCGGAGAAAGCGCCACTTTCATCGAGGGATACGTCTCCAGCGACATCAAAGGGGAGAATACCTTCCTCAAAAACGCCGAGATAACCGCTGTAAGCAGCAACGGAACCATATACAGGTCCACCACCGATTCCAAAGGCTTCTTCAGCCTCCCATGCCCAAAAGGAGAATATTCAATTTCGGTGGAATGCAAGGGGTTCAAGCAAGTGGATTTCGGGAATGTCTCCGCAGGCGGGCCTCCGCTTTATGTCACCCTCGACATGAGAAGCAGCGAAGCGATCTGGGGCATGGATACCCCGCACGCCCTGCAGGTCCTTGGGATAGTCATCCTTCTCATCATCGTCGGCGTCGGCATGGCCGTATTCCTGATATGCAAGAGAAAGAGAGCCAATGCCGCCACGGTCATCGGGCCCTTACCCGAAGAGAAAGGCAGCACCGAAGACTCGGACGACATCGGCTATGGCGAAGAGGATGGGGACGAATACGTCAAGAACGGGATCAATTACCCCTGACCAGGGACTCCGAGACCCTCTTGTAAAGGCTGTTCCCTTCCGCGTCCATGGCGACGATGAGAGGGCCGAACCTATCCGTTTCGAAGCGCCACATGGCTTCCGCCATCCCTAAGTCGAGCCATTCCACGCCGGAGCATCTTTTGAGCCCTTCCGCGTACGATATCGCTACCCCGCCGGTGGCAGCCAGATATACGCAGCCGACTTCCTTCATGGCTTCTGCGACCCCGTCTGACATCCCGCCCTTGCCTATGATGGCGCGGATATGGAATCTGCGGATCATCTCGGGCTCCAGCTTGTTCATCCTGGCGGAGGTGGTGGGCCCTGCTGCCAAGACCTTCCATTCTCCGGCGTCGTTCTTGGCCATTATCGGACCGCAATGGAACAGGGTGGCGCCTTCCAACCCCTGAGGCAGAGGCTTGCCTTCCTTTGCGTATTCCAGGGCGCGGATGTGCATCTCGTCGCGGCCGGTTATGACGGAACCGAAGAGATACACGGTGTCCCCGAGCTTCAGCGATCTTGCATCAGTTTCTGTGAGAGGGGCGGTGAACGACCTCATAATATGGCCCCCTGAGAATAGTGGACACCGTTCTCTGTTATCCTGGCGGAGGCGCGGCGGGTCGCCCAGCATCCGATGTTGACGGCAACTGGAAGGCTGGCCGTGTGGCAGTAAGCTTTCTTCGCCTTCACCGCGAACGACGTCGTCGATCCGCCCAATCCCATCGGCCCGAGACCGGAGGAATTGAGCGCCGTGAACAGATCCTCCTCCAGCTTCGCCAGATCCGGGTCTGGATTCTCCGAATCTATCGGAGCGAGAAGAGCCTCCTTGGCCATCTCCACGCATCTGTCGGATGTCCCGCCTATGCCGACTCCGACTATGGTCGGGGGGCAGGGCCTTCCGCCCGCGTCGAGAACGGCGTCGATGACGAATCTTTTCACGCCTTCGATCCCATCGGAGGGGTTCAGCATCGCCAGGCGGGTCATGTTCTCCGAGCCGGCCCCTTTCGGGAGGACGGTGATCTCGGTGAACTCGTCGTCGGTCGGCATGTAATGGATTATGGGCATGCCCAGCCCGAGATTGTCGCCGCTGTTCTCGCGGGTGATGGGATCGACAGCGTTGGGCCTCAGCGGGATCGACTTGGTCGCCCTCCGCACCCCGTTGGCAATGTCCTTGGCTATCGAGGAATCGAACTTCCCTCTGACATAGAACACCGGAATCCCGGTGTCCTGGCACATGGGAAGCCCCAGATGCTCGGCTTTCTTAGCGTTCTCCATTATGGCGCCGAGCTGAATGCTGGCTATCTCCCCAGATTCCCATCCGGCGGCGGCTTCGAGCGCCCAGCCGATGTCCATCGGGAGCTTTGTGTTGGCCAAGCGGAGAAGGTTGACGACGACGTCCTCCACCGGCTCTGGCAGTCTCATCATGCCCCTTGGATAGGAGGACGCCGTTAAAAACTGTGCTCACGGGACCAGATAAAGCACGTCGTCTATGGGCACCACATGCACCGTGTCCGGGGCTTCATATCCCTCCGGGACCTTCAGATCCACGGCGGAATAATTGTCGGGATGCATGATCTGAATCTCGCGCCCGGAACGGCTTATGACCGTCGCTTCCTTGAGATTCCCGGCTTTCTCGTACAGCTTCAGCGATGGGATGTCCGCCTTCCTGACCGCTTTCTCCCTGAAATCGAAGAGGTCCAACGCACGGCCGCCGTAAGACGATATGCGAAGCAGCTTGCAGTATCTCCCTCCGGAGATCACCACGTCGCCCACATGGTATTCCGGCAGGCGCACAAGGTATGTCAGGCGGTACATGTCCTGGCCGTCGGCGGTCTGCCCCACCAGCTTCGGGGATTCCTTGGTCTCGGCGCAATAGGTTTCTCCCAGCTCTTTCATCAGGGATTTCCCCAGGGATATGGATGATAGGTAGACGTCGACGCCTCCCGTGACCAGCTCCGTCTTGGTTATGAAAAGCTGCTTGTTGTTCTCCGCCTGCTTGGCCACCGACTTCTCCACCGCGGTCAGAACCTCGTTCCTCAGCTCCGGGCTGAGATCTTTGGAGCCTGCCCTGATCTGGAGTATCGAAGTGTAATAGCTTCCGAGCTTCCTGGAGCAGGGCTTGCACACGCCTTTCTTGATGCGGACTATGACGGATGCCGTGTCGGTCGTCACGTAGCCCATTATGTCGAGCACGGATTGCAGCGTCACTTCGTACACGAAAGGATCCTTCTTGGACACAAGGATGTCCCCGTCCACGACTTCCGCGCCCTCTATTATCCTTATGGCGCTCTGGGCTGCTTTGGCGACGGCGTCCTCTACCTTCATCCCGTACCATCTTTCGTTGAAGCAGAACTCCCCGCAGTTCGCGCAGACCTTCAGGTCCACGTGGTGCGGCATCGTCGACAGCTTCCTTCCGTCGAGCCAGCAGCTTACGCACATGCCCTCGAGAGATTCCGCGCAATCGCGGCCGCATTTCACGCAGAAATTCACATCATCACGACCATCAGATATTTGACGCCGCAGATCTCGAACGCTTGGTCCGAAGTTGCGTACCCTTCCCTGACCGCCAATTCCACGGCGCGGTTGCCTATCAGATTCATGGAACCGGCCGATCTCATCCATTCGGCCAGCTCATTCTCTTCGATGGCCGCGCCGCTGTAGAAGGCTTCGCTGACCGCGATCCTGCGGCCCCCTTCCTTCAGGGACCTGCCAAGAAGCTCGTCGTCGCACGCGGCGAGGATCGTGTCCCCGCCCATCATATGCATCCTTGCGTACGTATTATCCCCTCAGGCAATT belongs to Candidatus Methanomethylophilaceae archaeon and includes:
- a CDS encoding carboxypeptidase regulatory-like domain-containing protein; translation: MRHLAFPAATVAIVVLAALLPFASFAEGGGESATFIEGYVSSDIKGENTFLKNAEITAVSSNGTIYRSTTDSKGFFSLPCPKGEYSISVECKGFKQVDFGNVSAGGPPLYVTLDMRSSEAIWGMDTPHALQVLGIVILLIIVGVGMAVFLICKRKRANAATVIGPLPEEKGSTEDSDDIGYGEEDGDEYVKNGINYP
- a CDS encoding fumarate hydratase C-terminal domain-containing protein, whose amino-acid sequence is MRSFTAPLTETDARSLKLGDTVYLFGSVITGRDEMHIRALEYAKEGKPLPQGLEGATLFHCGPIMAKNDAGEWKVLAAGPTTSARMNKLEPEMIRRFHIRAIIGKGGMSDGVAEAMKEVGCVYLAATGGVAISYAEGLKRCSGVEWLDLGMAEAMWRFETDRFGPLIVAMDAEGNSLYKRVSESLVRGN
- a CDS encoding fumarate hydratase is translated as MMRLPEPVEDVVVNLLRLANTKLPMDIGWALEAAAGWESGEIASIQLGAIMENAKKAEHLGLPMCQDTGIPVFYVRGKFDSSIAKDIANGVRRATKSIPLRPNAVDPITRENSGDNLGLGMPIIHYMPTDDEFTEITVLPKGAGSENMTRLAMLNPSDGIEGVKRFVIDAVLDAGGRPCPPTIVGVGIGGTSDRCVEMAKEALLAPIDSENPDPDLAKLEEDLFTALNSSGLGPMGLGGSTTSFAVKAKKAYCHTASLPVAVNIGCWATRRASARITENGVHYSQGAIL
- a CDS encoding DUF424 family protein translates to MGGDTILAACDDELLGRSLKEGGRRIAVSEAFYSGAAIEENELAEWMRSAGSMNLIGNRAVELAVREGYATSDQAFEICGVKYLMVVMM